The Acidipropionibacterium virtanenii DNA segment CTTCGGCGCCCCTGTGCGCCGATTCAAAGATCCTGACATATGCCACCCGTCCCTCGGCACACGTAAGGACACTGCAAAACGATTCGAGAATCGAAGGCACCGGTTCCGATGCCGAACCGCCCCGGCGTCGAAACGTTACGACCGTCAGCCGGCCGGGCCCGCACCAGGGGGCGACGTCGTGGTCCTCGTCACCAGCTCCGTCCCGATGGTGATGACCTGCTCGGCGCCGGGCCTCACCGGCCCCTCCAGCTCGACCCGCGTCCTCAGCAGCGCGGCGGCTCGAGCCGCCAGTTCCACGGCGTCCTGCCGGACGCTGGTGAGCGCGGTGGTCGGATCGGATGCGACGGGTGCATCATCGAAACCCACGACGCTGATCTCCCTGGGAACCCCGATGCCCTGCAGGCGGAGCTGGCGCAGCAGACCGCCGGCGCACATGTCGTTGAAGCAGGTGACCGCGGTCGGGCGGGGACGCAGCACCGCGATCGCCTGAGCCGCCGCCACGCCGGCCTCGACGGTCGACCCACCGGGCATGATCCGGATATGGCCGGCCAGGCCCAGGCGCGTCATGGCCCCGACGTAGCCCTGTTCGCGCTCGGTCGTCATGGGCCGGCCGCCTCCGTTGACATGCATGATCTCCCGGTGACCCAGCCCGACCAGCGCCTCCACGGCCGTCGCCGCGCCCTGCCGGGAATCGCAGGCCACGACGTCCACGCCGCCCAGGCTCAGCTGCCGACACAGGCTCAGGGTCGGAATCCGGGCAGCGATGGCCGCGATCTCATGATCGCTGAGGCCCGACCCGGTGAGCACCATCGCCTGACAACCGTCCCTCAACAGCTCGGCGACGCAGGTCTGCTCGGTGTGGTGGACGGTCGCCCCCGCCAGGACGGCGTCCAGTCCCTCCTCGGCCATCGCCACGTAGAGGGCGTCCAGCAGGCTCGCCTGGAAGGACTGCGCCACCTCGTAGATGATGCCGACCTGACGGGAGTGGAACCGGCGCAGCCCGGCCGCCCGGCGATCGGGCCGCCAGCCGAGCCGGTCCGCGGCGTCGATCACCCGCCTGCGGGTGGCCTTCGAGACATGGGCGCCGCCCGACAGCGCCACCGAGACGGTCGACGTCGAGGTGCCCGCCAGCCTCGCCACATCCCGGATGGTGACCTTCTTCGGCGGGCGCGCCGTCGCATTCCCCATGGACCTCATGCTATCGGCGCCCCGAC contains these protein-coding regions:
- a CDS encoding LacI family DNA-binding transcriptional regulator, with translation MGNATARPPKKVTIRDVARLAGTSTSTVSVALSGGAHVSKATRRRVIDAADRLGWRPDRRAAGLRRFHSRQVGIIYEVAQSFQASLLDALYVAMAEEGLDAVLAGATVHHTEQTCVAELLRDGCQAMVLTGSGLSDHEIAAIAARIPTLSLCRQLSLGGVDVVACDSRQGAATAVEALVGLGHREIMHVNGGGRPMTTEREQGYVGAMTRLGLAGHIRIMPGGSTVEAGVAAAQAIAVLRPRPTAVTCFNDMCAGGLLRQLRLQGIGVPREISVVGFDDAPVASDPTTALTSVRQDAVELAARAAALLRTRVELEGPVRPGAEQVITIGTELVTRTTTSPPGAGPAG